The genomic stretch CATTGTTCTTTATTTTCACTATAAACTGGATAACGCAGACTATGAACCATTACGGCAACATGCCTTTATGGCTCAGTTTTATGGTGCTGCTCCTGCTATCAGCCTATCTTGGTATATATACAGGGCTGTTTGGATATCTCATCAAATTGATTTCAGAGAAGACTTCCATACCCCTTTTTGTTGCAGCCCCATTTTTATGGGTCTCTCTTGAATTTCTGAAGGCACACTTAATCTCAGGGTTTCCATGGGCATCTCTGGGATACTCACAATATAAATTCCTTCACATAATACAGATAGCAGATTTTTCCGGAATCTATGGAATATCTTTTCTGATTGTTTCAGTTAATGCAGCGCTTTTTCAGGTCCTGGACCGCCGGCGAATGATGCTTTCGGTTTCCTCCATAGCATTGATTCTTGCACTATGCGCGGGATACGGATATTACAGGCTCAGCCTGGATTACGGACCGCGTGATGACAGGGGAATTAAAATTGCCGTCATTCAGGGGAATATACCTCAGAATCTCAAGTGGGACAGAAGCTTCCAGCGGAGGACTGTTGACATTTATAAAAGGCTTACAATTAAGGCAGCGGAACAATATCCTGAGCTTGTGATATGGCCGGAGACTGCTGCACCATTCTTTTTTCAGGACAATCTGCAGTATCGTAATGAGATATTGGATATTGCTGCAGAAGGACACGCCTATCTGCTCTTTGGAAGCCCGGCATTTGAAATAGCAGATCAATATGAACAAAAAATGTTAAACAGCGCGTATTTTATTTCACCTGAGAGGAAAACACTGTCAAGGTATGATAAAATTCACCTCGTCCCTTTCGGTGAGTACGTGCCATTATCAGGCATACTGTTTTTCATAGAAAAGATTACGACTGGGACAGGAGACTTCTCGCCAGGAAGGGATTATACTGTGATGGAACTGCCTCATGGGAAATTCGGAGCAGTGATTTGTTATGAAGTCATCTTCCCGGAACTCTTCAGAAAATTTGTCCTGAACGGGGCGGAGTTTATGACAACTATCACTAATGACGCGTGGTTCGGAAGAACCTCTGCTCCGTATCAGCACTTTTCAATGGCTGTCTTCCGGTCTGTTGAAAACAGGGTCTGGCTTGCCAGGGCTGCCAATACAGGCATATCAGGCTTTATAAACCCAAAAGGCGAGATACTGCAGGCAAGCCCGATTTTTGAAGAAGCCTTTCTAATCCAGAAAATATACCCATCCGCCGAAAAGACATTCTACACAAAGTTCGGAGACCTGTTTGCATACGGGGCAATCTTTATTACCTGCCTGATGCTTGTACGATCCTGCATCTCATACCTCTATCATTGAACATTCAATTGTGTTAAAATTTCAGCGATGTTTAAGCACATTAGGACCAAATTTGTAATCATCCTCCTGATCATAGGCATTCTCCCGCTCCTCATAGGGACTACTATTTACCTTACAACATCCAAACGTGAGCGGATTATTGAAAAAGAACATATCTCCAAGCAGGAGTTGTCGCATGTCTCTTTTGCCATAGAATCAATCTTTCTGAAGGCACAGACAAACCTGCTCCTCGCTGCAGAAAACCCCGCCTTCTTCCGCTACTTCACAGACAAGCCCCGGCAGTCTGACTGGGTCTATGAGCAGACCAAAACACTTCGTCAATTGCAACTCGTTTTCCCGGAGGCGATGAGCGTTACTGCATTCATTGATGTATCAGGCACAGAGATCACAAAGGTCGTTGTAAAACAGATATCCCCCGGGAAAGGTCTGAGATCTATTATAAATGCCCCTTTTTTTGTGCCTGGCCTCTCTCAACCTCCCGGAGGTGTATATCAGGGGGAACCATACCTTAGCCCGGAAACTCATCACTGGGTTATACCGTTCGTTGCACCTGTACATGATCAGGGGAAAATTATGGGGCTTTTGTATTTTGACCTGAATCTTGAATACTTCAGTGAAAAGCTGAAATGGAATCTGTCCGCAGGCAACCATGCTTTCCTGCTCGAGAGGAGCGGGAAGATTCTTGCACAAACAATTATTGCCGTAGGAGAAACAACAGGGCTCCCCAATATACTATCCCTCGATCAGTCCAAATGGTTTCACGAGATAATGAACAGAATCCTGGAGGGCTCACAGGGTACAGAAAGGTTTAAAACGTCCAAAGGGCGTGATTATTTAGTCTCGTATCAGTCTGTCCCGTCAAGTTCCTGGAGTGTAATGGTCCTGACCCCAAACTATGAAAGTATGCGGGACATTCTTCCGCTGGATCAGTTTCTATTGATATTTGCAATTACATTCGTACTGATTATCTTATTTACATTCTACATGGGAAAGAAATTCTCTGACCCTGTAAAAGACGTTGTTACAGGAACACAGATCATTGCCAGCGGAGATTTCACATACCGGATAAATACGAATCTTAATGATGAGCTTGGAGAACTTGCAATGTCATTTAACAAAATGGCAGAATACCTCCACAAGACTTATCAGGACCTGAAATCAACCAGCGCCCAGCTGACACAATCCGCAAAACTGGCTGCAGTAGGAGAGCTTGCGGCCGGAGTAGCACATGAACTGAATCAGCCGCTGATGGTTATCAGGGGGCATGCACAGGAACTTATTGAGGGAAATACAGTCCCAGGACAAATTACAAAGGACCTCAGGCTTATTGAGAAACAGACAGGCCGGATGATGAGGATCATAGACCATCTCAGGGCCTTTGCACGGCAATCCTCAGGAGCTTATGAGCCTGTTAATTTGAATGATGTAATAAATGATTCCTTTACTTTAATTACCCAGCAACTGAAAAATAGCAACATTGAAATTGTCAAAGAGCTGGATGATTCCATCCCAAGGATATGGGGAGATCCAAACAAACTCGAACAGGTATTTCTGAATCTCATAACTAATTCAAGAGATGCAATGGAGGAAATGGGGCATGGAACACTGACAGTTAAAACTCAGCCTCTGTTTGGCAATACGTCGTCAAAGAATGACAAAAAGGCAAATGGGGTTATGGCATCATTCAAAGACACAGGGGGCGGCATATCAAATGATATAATAGACAAGATATTTGATCCTTTTTTTACTACAAAAGAAGTTGGAAAAGGAACAGGGCTGGGTCTTTCAATAAGCTACTCAATATTAAAGGACCATGGTGGCAGCATTTATGCGGAAAGGAATGACAGTGCAGGGACAACATTCATACTTAATTTCCCGGCTGATAGACGAAGATTGCCAAGAAAAAAACACATCCGGGAACTTAAATCACCTGTAGAGGAAATTTAGAATAACGAATGATTTCTTAAGGGAGGTACTATGGGAGCAGAGACCATATTGGTTGTTGATGATGATGAGGATATTCTCGATTTAATTGAACGGCACCTGAGCAACAGGGGGTATGAGGTTTTGACCGCTTATGACGGAGAACAGGCTATATCCCTTCTCGAAAAACTGCGTTTTGATCTTGTTATCACTGACTTGACCATGCCGAAATTCGACGGCATGGCAGTGCTCAAAAGGGCAAAGGAAAAGGACCCCAATATCGAGGTCGTAATACTTACCGGTCATGGGACAATGGACAATGTTGTTGAGGCATTGCGTGACGGCGGGGCATTTGATTATCTGCAAAAGCCTCTGCACAATATAAAGCAATTAAGTTTTGTCACAAAGAAGGCCCTTGAAAGAAAACGCCTGCGGCTTGAGAATCATAAACTGATTGACTCACTCAATGAGACGAATTCAAGGTTAAGGGAAAAACTGACGCGCATATCAAGAGATTTGTCCGGTGTTGCTCAGTTGATCTCCTCATCATCTGATGAAGAGATCAAGGCAACAGTAATACCGGTGCTGGATGCAATAATAGCTGTTCTAAACAGGGAGTAGAAAAGGCCGGGGTCTCTAAGTGCCCATCTCCCATGATGCAAGATACTGCTGCTGTTCTTTCGTAAGCTTGTCTATTTTTATCCCCATTGCATTCAGCTTTAATCTGGCAATCTCCCTGTCAATATTGGCAGGCACAGGATACACATTTTTCCCAAGCTTGCTGCCTTTTTTCACCATATACTCGGCTGAAAGGGCCTGATTTGCAAAGCTCATATCCATTACGCTCGACGGGTGACCCTCTGCTGAAGCAAGATTAATCAGCCTCCCCTCACCAAGCAGATTGATACGCCTGCCGTCTTTCATGGTAAACTCTTCAACATAATCCCTGATTACCCTCCTCTTTCTGCTGAGTTTGCGTAAAGCAGGTATATCTATCTCAACATTGAAATGCCCGGAGTTGCATACAATTGCGCCATCCTTCATGATCTTGAAATGCTCTTCTCTAAGCACATTAATGTCACCTGTAACAGTCACAAAGAAATCACCAATCTTTGCCGCTGCAGACATAGGCATTACCCTGTAACCATCCATAACCGCCTCAAGGGCCTTTAAGGCATCAATTTCCGCAACTACAACATCTCCGCCAAGTCCCTTTGCCCTCATCGCAATACCTTTACCGCACCATCCGTAACCTGCGACAACTACCACAGTACCTGCTACAAGCCTGTTGGTAGCCCTGAGCATCCCATCAAGTGTGCTCTGACCGGTGCCGTATCTGTTATCGAACAGGTGCTTTGTCAGTGCGTCGTTCACGGCAATAATTGGATACTCGAGGACGCCTTCATTCGCCATA from Nitrospirota bacterium encodes the following:
- a CDS encoding adenosylhomocysteinase, which gives rise to MDFDIKDIGLADKGKLRIEWAEQNMPVLRLIRERFKKEKPLKGMRLTACLHVTTETACLAQTLKEGGADTVLCASNPLSTQDDVAASLVKHSGIPVFAIKGEDNDTYYKHINSALDLNPNITMDDGADVVSLLHSKRKDLLKSVIGGTEETTTGVIRLKSMANEGVLEYPIIAVNDALTKHLFDNRYGTGQSTLDGMLRATNRLVAGTVVVVAGYGWCGKGIAMRAKGLGGDVVVAEIDALKALEAVMDGYRVMPMSAAAKIGDFFVTVTGDINVLREEHFKIMKDGAIVCNSGHFNVEIDIPALRKLSRKRRVIRDYVEEFTMKDGRRINLLGEGRLINLASAEGHPSSVMDMSFANQALSAEYMVKKGSKLGKNVYPVPANIDREIARLKLNAMGIKIDKLTKEQQQYLASWEMGT
- the lnt gene encoding apolipoprotein N-acyltransferase translates to MKHLLNKVFLSACSAIMLTLSFPVHDKWFLAWAGLIPLFFIVRGNDKKRSFLWCWLSGTLFFIFTINWITQTMNHYGNMPLWLSFMVLLLLSAYLGIYTGLFGYLIKLISEKTSIPLFVAAPFLWVSLEFLKAHLISGFPWASLGYSQYKFLHIIQIADFSGIYGISFLIVSVNAALFQVLDRRRMMLSVSSIALILALCAGYGYYRLSLDYGPRDDRGIKIAVIQGNIPQNLKWDRSFQRRTVDIYKRLTIKAAEQYPELVIWPETAAPFFFQDNLQYRNEILDIAAEGHAYLLFGSPAFEIADQYEQKMLNSAYFISPERKTLSRYDKIHLVPFGEYVPLSGILFFIEKITTGTGDFSPGRDYTVMELPHGKFGAVICYEVIFPELFRKFVLNGAEFMTTITNDAWFGRTSAPYQHFSMAVFRSVENRVWLARAANTGISGFINPKGEILQASPIFEEAFLIQKIYPSAEKTFYTKFGDLFAYGAIFITCLMLVRSCISYLYH
- a CDS encoding HAMP domain-containing protein gives rise to the protein MFKHIRTKFVIILLIIGILPLLIGTTIYLTTSKRERIIEKEHISKQELSHVSFAIESIFLKAQTNLLLAAENPAFFRYFTDKPRQSDWVYEQTKTLRQLQLVFPEAMSVTAFIDVSGTEITKVVVKQISPGKGLRSIINAPFFVPGLSQPPGGVYQGEPYLSPETHHWVIPFVAPVHDQGKIMGLLYFDLNLEYFSEKLKWNLSAGNHAFLLERSGKILAQTIIAVGETTGLPNILSLDQSKWFHEIMNRILEGSQGTERFKTSKGRDYLVSYQSVPSSSWSVMVLTPNYESMRDILPLDQFLLIFAITFVLIILFTFYMGKKFSDPVKDVVTGTQIIASGDFTYRINTNLNDELGELAMSFNKMAEYLHKTYQDLKSTSAQLTQSAKLAAVGELAAGVAHELNQPLMVIRGHAQELIEGNTVPGQITKDLRLIEKQTGRMMRIIDHLRAFARQSSGAYEPVNLNDVINDSFTLITQQLKNSNIEIVKELDDSIPRIWGDPNKLEQVFLNLITNSRDAMEEMGHGTLTVKTQPLFGNTSSKNDKKANGVMASFKDTGGGISNDIIDKIFDPFFTTKEVGKGTGLGLSISYSILKDHGGSIYAERNDSAGTTFILNFPADRRRLPRKKHIRELKSPVEEI
- a CDS encoding response regulator translates to MGAETILVVDDDEDILDLIERHLSNRGYEVLTAYDGEQAISLLEKLRFDLVITDLTMPKFDGMAVLKRAKEKDPNIEVVILTGHGTMDNVVEALRDGGAFDYLQKPLHNIKQLSFVTKKALERKRLRLENHKLIDSLNETNSRLREKLTRISRDLSGVAQLISSSSDEEIKATVIPVLDAIIAVLNRE